ATATTCAAGAACTCAATTCTTCACTGAAGTGTTTAAAAAAGTACATATAGAGTTCTTAAATATGCATAGTTTTCATTAGGATAAGAATTGTTTCATCATGCATTACAACCTCTTTTCAAGATTTGTCAACAACACTTGAGGTTGACGATATCAACAGATAAAAAATGTGAAGTGTTCACAAAACCTTACTATtttaactaaagaaaataaaacataaagagATCGAAAGTAGTAGTCGAGTGATGTGACAAAGTTTAGAAAACATTTCGTGCATAACATATTCATGCAATAAGAAATCTAGACAAAATATGAATTGTAGGCAACTCTTTTCTTTCCACCCAGTACAATAACGCCCAAAGGATCCAAATCTCCTCCGTTGGCCGTTGCTGCCAAGTGCCAAGGCAAAGGCCTTGCTGAACCCATCACCATTAGGCCACGTCAGAGAAAACCATGATGACCAAGAATCATCATCAGAGCTTGATATTAAGAGCAGATCATCACCAACACCATGATTCCCTCCAGATCGAGCCTACTAGTTTGATAGGCATAAGCGAACATCAACAAAACCACCCACAACTACACAATCTTCCTCGTCAACCATACCACGATAGAATCACATGTGACCAGACTTAGAGCAACAACATTCAATGACCAAACCCTGTTGCCAACAAAACCTctacaaaaaagaagaaagctaGAGACTCCAAATACCAGAATAAATCCAAGCGCAGTGCTGCAAGCAATCTTCTTTGAAGAAaccgaggaagaagaagagcctCCAACTTGGATTCTCCTAAACTACCTTCATCACGTTATTTCAAAGCATATGTGTTTGTTGGTTCTTTTGTGAGAGGTACCATAGGAAGTTATCTAAATGATAATAGAAGATTGTTACCATTTTCTTtagggcttcttataaaaaagtcactttTGATACATGTATTTATAGAAAAAATTAAGTAAGATttggaaattataaaaaaaagtcaattttCTCAATCTCTTATACTGTTGTCATTGATGTTTGAAATATTTACAAAATGCCATCAAATTTTTTCAAGTCCATGTTCCCGTGCATGTATTCATTTCTTAAGCCTTGTTCTCAATCTCTTATACCTCCGGCCTTGTTCTCTAGCAGTTCGTTGACGTCGTCGAGAGTCCAAATCGATCTCAATTTCAACAAAGTCGTCGACGACGACCATGTAAGTCTCCTTCATCGACGATCCAACCCGACTATAACCCAGAGCCCCAAGGCCTTGATCTCAAACCCATCACCGACAAAATATGGCCGGAACCGCTGCAATTGCTTCCACAGGATCAACGATGACGGCTTTGACGACGAGCTCGACTTCTTTGGCGCTGACACTATTGGAAACACTCAACATCGGAGGACGAGGTCCTCGAGATTCTTGGAGAGAGCAGCCGAAGTCGATTGGAGAAAGCAATGTGTGTGATaatggttgtgacagtagatatgacagtgagtgtgaccgttagtgtaaatagatagtgtgacaactTTTGTGACAGCTTCTGTGACAGTGGGTATGATAagaggtgtgacagttagtgtaatatgtagtgtgatagtggatgtgacaggtagtgtgacataggTTGTGACAAtgagtgtaaatagatagtgtgatagcggttgtgacagtaggtgtgacaatGTCTGTGACATGAgttgtgacatgccgagaggaaatgtggaaatatgtgaaattttgttaaaattcaaatgagattggtatgacagtgggtgtgaccgttagtgtaaatagatagtatGACAGAttctgtgacagtgggtgtgataagaggtgtgataggaggtgtgacagttagtgtaataggtagtaTGATATTggttgtgacagaggttgtgacagtgggtgtaaatagatagtgtgatagtggttgtgacagtaggtgtgacagtgtctgtgacaacgtctgtgacatgccgagaggaaatgtggaaatatgtgaaattttgttaaaattcaaatgagattggtataagtatgctcagaatgaagagaatagcaaGAATTTGGGAACCTTGAGCTTCGGTTTTGCTGGAATTGCTTGAAGCACCGCCATTGATGGCGGCAACCCTTTGTGATGGTTGTTGTGCCTTGTACGGTTGGTCTAttcggagtgggtagtatatcaaatgaaagaggggagcgagatctttctaacggtaccaatttcgtcaaaatctatcgccggacgagaaagttatggccgaaattagaaaaagaaggaaaaaaaaagaaaaatagtaagAAAAGGCAAAACAGtccataaattatttttaaagtgacttttttctaattttgttgacttttttttataattttcacttaaatatgatgacttttttataattaattcataagtattgacttttttctaatataagttaGGAGATGgtacctttttataatttacccttttttattaatttattaatttttttgttatttattataataacctttaaatattaaatcattTGAAACTAATATATGGTCTAAGggtgttcatgtattttcaCATACACACAAtgactttttttgttttaatgtatatataaaatattgtCACCCCACCCTTACATACGTCACTAACACTAGCGAAGTTTGAAACCTCAACAATGACTAGCTTATTGCTTGACTATGACCTACAAACAAAATATACAAGTTGTTCCATGCGAGGATATTCTGTTTATAATAACATATTTAAATCACTCTTGGTCAATTTTTTGaaacatgttagattttgggagtttctattcatacctctcaAAATAGTACTTAGACCTCTATGTTTTAACAAgttcattttgattttttcaaCTCATgtgaaattactaaaaaaacacataagagtgaaaaaaaacaagagaattCTCAATCTGTCTAttttaaaataacaaatataaatatttttttgatcAATACATTATTTATGTGTTTATCTCTAGAAAATCCCAATTCGgaataataaattgaataagatgatttaattatttttttattgttaaaaatacaattaataatattattaatcTTTATGTATCAATTGAAAAACTACATAGAATTTTTGATAAACTTCAGTTAGTACCTAAGAGaaaaaattgttcaatagatGTTAGAATTTTTCGTGCTGATTACTATTTGGTGAGttttaaatcaatgaatggaaaaaaaattattaattatgaatttaggagtgaaagagaaaattaatttaagaAGATGGATTAAAAATTGTTTGAGTTGTTtataataattgaataaaagtataattgaaaatatagtaatgaataataaattgatttgatatctaataataatatattaattatgtGTATTTTCAGAAAAGTTGAGAGGTCTAAGTAATATTTTCggtatttataaaaataaaagagatatCTACTGAGTAAGGAGGTCCAAATTCAAATACCAGAGATATGAATAGTAGCTTCctcaattttttctttgttagaTTTTTATCACTAATGCAAAtaacaatatcaaaaatacATTGCTATATTTGGTGTTGATCGCCCTAGAAACACGTGAGAATCTCATACCTTCAATGTGCTAAGAACTCTAGAAGCTGTGAGCCTATAACACCTATGACTTGGTGTTGGGTTTAAGAGTTTTGAGACCCTTTAGGGTTCTAAACCCTTCCATCTCCTTCACTTTAAAATAAACCCACCACACACAATGCAACATTCCCACCGTCTTTCTCacactgtgtttctttcccgCTCCGCCGCTCTCTCTCTGTGACTCTCTCACTATGTATCGCTTCGCTTCAAGCCTCGCTTCCAAAGCTCGGTACTTTACTTTTCCCCCCAAACCCTTTATTCAATTgggttcttttctttttcttcttttaccAATTGTACTCATTAGTCCTCAGAAGAAAACTGTAATGTAATTCAGGGTTGTTTAAAGTTTGAGTCTTTTCGTTCAAAGTTTGaatctttttgtttgttttggattTCAGGGTTGCTAGGAACGGTGCCCATCAGGTTGGTTTTGACTGAGGAAGCAAGCAATGgcttgtttcttttgtttgggAATCTCTGTTTTTATTAAATCTCTGTTGTTTTGTTGatgggttttgtttttgtgggTTTCAGATTGGTGGTAGGTTGAGTTGGAGCAGAAACTATGCAGCTAAAGATATTAAATTTGGGGTGGAGGCCCGAGCCCTCATGCTCAATGGTGTTGAAGACCTAGCTGATGCTGTTAAAGTCACAATGGGTCCTAAGGTTTGCGTCCACATCCCTCAGTATTTTGTGCTTCTGTTCTATTCGTGTGATGTTATTAAGGTCTATGTGTTATGTTTTGATTCTGAAAAGTAGTAGGAGATTATTTCGTTAAAGTACTCAATATGTTCgattcaattgcttatatgtATCAAATTTGGATAAAAATCGTTCTTGATTTATTTTGTCAGAGTGCTCAATCTGTGCTATGTTTTGATCTCAGAAAGGcttgtgattttattttgttagggTGCTCATCTTGGACTGATGATTtcaacgttttttttttggaagggGAATTcaatgtttttatattctggTGAATTTGGATTCAAATGTTTGTTGGAATTGTGGTTCTTGGTGAGCCTGACAGTATCCTAATGAACTTCGACATGGATCTGtgggtgcatttatatttgataatATGTGAATGGGAGTTCATTGATTTCTATTTTGTAATATAATTAGTAAACTCGAAATGAGAGTGGATGAAGCCTTCTGAAATGTTTCATGTAACTTCCAGTAAATCATCATTCAAGTAACTGATATATGACACAACTTTTGTTGTTAAAGGGGCGCAATGTGGTTATTGAGCAAAGCTATGGTGCACCCAAAGTAACAAAAGATGGTGTGACCGTTGCAAAAAGTATTGAGTTTAAGGATAAAGTTAAGAATGTTGGAGCTAGCCTTGTAAAACAGGTTGCTAATGCGACAAATGATGTAGCAGGTGATGGTAAGTCCATTTTCTCTAACATTCGAACTACCTTTTCTCTTTAAATGTTTTATATTGAATTGGTTCTTATGTAATGTGTCATTGGTATTGTCAACTTACAAATTCTCAATATGTATACGCTGCTTAATTTGTAGGTACTACTTGTGCTACGATCCTGACCAGAGCTATCTACACTGAAGGATGCAAATCTGTTGCTGCTGGTATGAATGCTATGGACTTAAGACGTGGTATTACCATGGCAGTTGATTCTGTAGTAACCAACTTGAAGAGCAGAGCCAGAATGATAAGCACTTCTGAAGAGATAGCGCAGGTTTGCTTCCATGTTAATCAATTTTGATTCTTCCTTAGAATCGTGGCTTTTCTTTTACATCTAAATTCCTTTTGGTCAATGCATAGGTTGGAACGATATCAGCAAATGGCGAGAGGGAAATTGGTGAATTGATTGCAAAGGCCATGGAGAAGGTTGGCAAGGAGGGAGTAATCACGATTGCTGTAAGTTACATTATCTACTTTTGTATTGAGGCATGCTCCTGGTGAGGATTGATTTATAGTATCATACCCTTGGTATCAACACTCACTGACTACTTCGCAGGACGGGAAAACATTGTATAACGAGTTGGAAGTTGTCGAGGGCATGAAGCTAGACCGGGGCTATATATCTCCTCATTTCATCACCAACCCGAAAAATCAGAAATGTGTAAGTACAAGTTTGAATTAGTTTATACTATGTGAAGCCCTCATAGActtattttgttaaatttctGGCAAAATGGGAATGATTTGAAGCTAGTTGAAATATTCATTTTCATGTGCATGTGTATGTGCTGACAGGAATTGGAAGATCCACTGGTTCTAATCCATGAGAAGAAAATCTCAAATATTAATGCTGTGATTAAAGTATTGGAGTTGGCTCTGAAGGCAAGCATTTAAACTTAGAGTCAAGCATTTTAACTTGTTCTAATTTTAATTGCAACCGTTTGCTTTGATGAAGTCAGCTAATAATTTTCTCTTCTATCATTCAGAAGCAAAAGCCTTTACTAATTGTCGCAGAAGATGTGGAAAGTGATGCACTTGCAACACTTATATTAAATAAGCTTCGTGCTGGAATCAAGGTTTGATCTATTTCCTAAATTATTTACGTTTGATTTGTATTACTCTGGGGTGACTTAGTTGCTTATATTTGGATGTCAGCGTTCTCTAATGTAATGGGTGTTGCTACAGGTCTGTGCAATCAAAGCCCCTGGTTTTGGTGAAAATAGGAAATCCAATATGCAGGATCTTGCAGTTCTCACTGGTAGCACAGTACgtttctttttcaaattttcgTGCTTGGATTTCTATTTTATAAATTGTTTATCAATTTGGTGACTCCATCCACCATAATTTCCTAAAACCATATTCGACTACTTTCGCTTTGTTTCTTAGGTTATCACTGAAGAGCTGGGTTTGAACCTCGAGAAAGTGGACTTGGCTATGCTTGGAACTTGCAAAAAGGTAAGGTTTGGAATAAATATCTACATTTAGAACTGTTGCTGATGGAAGAATTCCCCTAAATAGTTATCTATTGCATACTACTGGGTTGCCTTTTTACTCCTACTGATTGGCTGATTGTATTAGGTCACAATTTCAAAAGATGACACCGTGATTCTTGACGGTGCTGGTGACAAGATGGCACTTGAGGAAAGATGTGAACAGGTTTGTCTCCTGGTGATATATGAAAACTAAGAtatagttttcttttttgttaataGTTGAAGTCACCCACTCACCCCCTATCCTTTTGTAACCATTACTCTCCATTGCATTCTGCGAACAGATTCGCTCAGCTGTTGAAGCAAGCACTTCCGATTATGACAAAGAGAAATTACAAGAGCGACTGGCAAAACTTTCTGGTGGTGTTGCTGTATTGAAGGTCTGCTTACTCTTTGATATGATCTCACTTATATTCATGTCTAGCAAAGTTCTGCCTCATTTTTTAACCTTgaactaaaaaaatataataaatttgtGCAGCAAgttctttttttaaattaccTTGTGTTAATCAAACATTCTTGGTAAGTAGTGTGAATAACGGTTGGGTTGAAACCTCTGCTGCAGATTGGAGGAGCTAGTGAAGCTGAAGTTGGTGAGAAGAAGGACAGAGTTACTGATGCCCTGAATGCCACCAAGGCAGCTGTTGAAGAGGGTATTGTACCAGGTAATTTATTCCTGTGATTTGTGCTCATTTGCTTATCAACTCGTCATTACAGCTGCCAGATAAGATTTAAGTAATTTATTGCATAAGAGAGCTTTCTATTATTCAATCTATTTGGCCTGATATACCTGACAAACAATCTTAATAATTTCTTCCCCTTGCAGGTGGTGGTGTTGCACTCCTCTATGCAGCTAAAGAGTTGGACAAACTTTCAACTGCTAACTTTGATCAGAAGACTGGAGTTCAGATCATTCAGAATGCACTAAAGGTTTGTATATGTTGCTCGTTTCTTTGAGTTTTAGTAGGATCATTTACTATCTGATTTAATGTTCATGAGGGGAGTTCATTTATTAATCCATTCAGGCACCTGTCCACACAATTGCATGTAATGCTGGAGTTGAAGGAGCTGTTGTTGTCGGTAAGCTCTTGGAGCAAGATAATCCTGATCTGGGATATGATGCAGCTAAAGGTAAATTGACATCTAAAATGTTTCCACATTATCTAAAATATTGCTGGAAATTGACATCTTCTCTCACTGATTAGGTTGATTTTtcgtttcatttttctttccagGTGAATATGTTGATATGGTAAAAGCTGGTATCATAGACCCATTGAAAGTGATTAGGACTGCTCTAGTGGATGCTGCAAGGTAAGCGGGACAGCTCCTGAGTTCTTATTGATTTTGTGTAGTTGGCATCAGCTCTGATTTCTCATCTGTTGATTTTATTTGGTGTCCTGTGCAGTATTTCATCTTTGCTGACAACCACTGAAGCCGTCGTGGTTGATCTTCCTAATGACAAGGAGACCCCGGCAATGGGCGGTGGCATGGGAGGAATGGATTATTGATGGCTGCCATGTTCCAAACTCAGTTCAGAGTAACTGGCGTGTGTCAAACTAGCATTAATGTGTTCACTACATTATTAGTTTGTGTCGCAAATAGAGTTTTGGGTCTGAAGGTGTAGTCATATTGAGGATCAGTGTGTAGGTAGATCCTGTAATACAGGATAAGAGAAGTCGGGCAGAATTTCAAACTAAATGTATCCATTATTTTCAATTAATAAAGACTGTTATTTTCTCCATATCATTTAGTATCTCAAGTTGGTAGGGAGTGAGCTTTCTTTCTCTGCATCCAATTTTTGCATTGTCGCATTTTATGGATGGCTCGTGTTGATTTAGTTTTTTTGTCGTCCGAATTTCCACCTTTCATCTGAGAGGAACTGCATCCAAATGTTCTGATTTGTTCCTAGTAAGTGTTTCATGTTATCATTTTAGGCAGCCATATAAATCTCCACAGTTTGACCTTAATCTGTCTACTTGgtcgtttcataatgcttAAGCAAAGACGTTGGCCCGTGATTGATTCAAAAAGAGATTAACATAGGGATATCAGCTGCAACTGGAGCTGCAAAGTCTTATTAGCCTCTGGTAACAACTTCACATCCTCATATACGTCCGAGAGTTGGCGTATTGGTAGGAGATTCACACATGCTGGCGGAAGATACTAATGCATTAGTCTCCAAATTACTGAGAACAACGATCTTGACTTGCAACAAACTCTTGGCGGCAGACTACTATAATGCATTAGTCTCCAAATCCCTTTTTGCATATTCGAGCTTAGCAAGCTAGCTAGGGTTTTACTGCTTATGCAAGGAGATCATCATGTAGAAGGTATTTTGCAGATTCAAATCTTATTGGTCAGCCGGTAGCGTTCCTATATATACCTGTTAAAGCGTAaacaattggattctattgcATGTATGAAGGTACACATGTTTGGCCTCCATGGTGTTGTGAAGATCCAAAAGAGTGGAGATCAAGTTAAGGGGGAGCATTGAAGTTCTTtcctaattggactaggaaattGTCAATGAAAGCTAGTATGTACCTCACGGCAAGGGTTTGTTCACTTATTCTAATTATgggtataattatatatatttgggcatatagaaattgttatagaaaaggaattttataataaaaggtgtattctatatttatatggattttttccttttctatctAAAGGTGTATTAGGAAGGGAATTGGGCTTAATGCCTATTTGTgctagggtttagagtttttGCCGTGAGGTatatatgagatatatatgtAGTGTGTTGAGATAGAGAGGTAGTAGATGATCTTGCTACACAAAGAAGATACACACGGACAAGAggcaaaaagagaaaaattccAAGAGAAGAATTGTTTTTTCACAAGAAAAGCTTAGTGCATAGTCGATCTAAGTGACGACAACGAAGACTTTAGTGGCAACATCGACAATCTGAGTGAAGTCGACATTTGTGCGTCTACAACAATCTTAGTGATGTTGTATTGACACTTGAAACAACGATCTTTGTGAGGTTCTTTCatacttgattgtgactatcaagtaaaaagtatttttacttttgagaataatattattattgattaaggtgtaatcattgtaatatcgtttattcaatagaaaagtaaaattcttctacatattccgctgctattactcgttcttgttctatcttgtattttcaatgTAATTGATCGATCTCGTTATTTTGTTCAATCAAAATTCTACAATCCGGCATAAGTGAATCTCAGCTTATAGTTAAGAACTGATTGTCCAGCTCTCAGTGGGTGTCGCTCTCTGGTTCTCTGCCATGCTTTCATTTGGTTCTCTCACTTCTTTAGGGGGAGGTTAGGGTTCAGTATATCGTGTAACTGAACGTTTAGGGTTTTCGCCACCTTTGTTTAGGTGTCTCAACTTCAAACAAGTTAAACAACCGTGGTTCTGGATTCGGACTTGATTCATCATGCTATTGGATCATCGATCTAAATTCTTTTTGCTGTTCATAGTTCAAAGTAGCGCTGGACTACTTTGTATCACAACTCAAAGACTAGTGAATTTAATTTAGCTCAATTACTACGATACTTGAAGTGTGCCATATAGTAGCCTCCAGATTCCAAAGAACAACCTGATTTTTAAACTATCCTGGTTCAGTATATATGTTTCTATACCACAATTTATAAACACCTGGAAAACGATTTACAACATAATAATGTCTCAAAATAAACCAAAACCTACATACCGTTATCATCATATGATTCATACCACCAATCAACTTATTCACCATTAATTCTCCACAAAAGCACAATACCTCTGCAAACGATACGTTATAATTCGAATCATCCAAACCGCAATTAGCTCAAATCCATATAGCCATGATTAAGAGCTGACTATATTTTGTAGTTTATTACTTACCCTAATGTTGCTGCTTGCAGCATTTAATTAGGAAATTGTAAATTCCCTATTCCTTATTAAATAAATGCTAGTCACTTTCTAGCTAGGGTTCATTactttcttgattctctatataaagtcgGCCTGCTCACATCTGATGAGGCAGAACAAATCATTCATCAATGGCTGACCTCCAGTCCTCCAAATTAAGAAGTAGATTACCAGAAAGCTGGTCCGAACTTCCAATCGATCCTTGTGAAACAATCTTATCAAAATTGACCCCAAAATCCATACTACGATTCAAGGCAGTTTGTCTAGCATGGAACAAGGCAGCCGAATACATCTTGCGGTCATTATCATTCACTTGCGCACAAGAACCACCATGGATCCTCCTTCACCATGGGTTTCGGTCTTACAGTCTTGAAGGAAAGTTTTACAACTTGAACAAGAATATGCCTGAGGAATTAGGTCATGGTGTTTGCCTTGGCTCTGACCAAGGTTGGCTGCTTCTTGTTGCCTTGCAGAACAAGAATCAGCTAAAGCTTGTGCTCTACAATCCCGTTTCTGGTACACAATTAACTTCAACTCCCACCTCTTAGTTCTTTTCCGGATGTTATAAGCATCGGTTATGATGTTGAGAGGACTCGTGTAAAATCAAAATCGAAGTCAGAAACAGAACTCGTGATCCTACTACATTAGAAGTAATGACATCAATGAAAGATTTTAAAAGCCGGTTCATAACTAAAGTAGTTATTCTGTCCTCACAGCCAATCTGTATCAGCAACAACAAAAGAAGCATTGGGGTCTTTGC
This is a stretch of genomic DNA from Argentina anserina chromosome 4, drPotAnse1.1, whole genome shotgun sequence. It encodes these proteins:
- the LOC126790168 gene encoding chaperonin CPN60-2, mitochondrial, which codes for MYRFASSLASKARVARNGAHQIGGRLSWSRNYAAKDIKFGVEARALMLNGVEDLADAVKVTMGPKGRNVVIEQSYGAPKVTKDGVTVAKSIEFKDKVKNVGASLVKQVANATNDVAGDGTTCATILTRAIYTEGCKSVAAGMNAMDLRRGITMAVDSVVTNLKSRARMISTSEEIAQVGTISANGEREIGELIAKAMEKVGKEGVITIADGKTLYNELEVVEGMKLDRGYISPHFITNPKNQKCELEDPLVLIHEKKISNINAVIKVLELALKKQKPLLIVAEDVESDALATLILNKLRAGIKVCAIKAPGFGENRKSNMQDLAVLTGSTVITEELGLNLEKVDLAMLGTCKKVTISKDDTVILDGAGDKMALEERCEQIRSAVEASTSDYDKEKLQERLAKLSGGVAVLKIGGASEAEVGEKKDRVTDALNATKAAVEEGIVPGGGVALLYAAKELDKLSTANFDQKTGVQIIQNALKAPVHTIACNAGVEGAVVVGKLLEQDNPDLGYDAAKGEYVDMVKAGIIDPLKVIRTALVDAASISSLLTTTEAVVVDLPNDKETPAMGGGMGGMDY